One window from the genome of Aminivibrio pyruvatiphilus encodes:
- a CDS encoding LacI family DNA-binding transcriptional regulator, which yields MAKATMEDVARLAGVNKATVSRALRGDSRISQATRERVWKIAKELGYRLDLAASSLSGGKTGIAALVLDEMDPWLTGPFMEGLNRVLSRAGLDLLLKLPGFCPGELFPSLEARHVDCILWAGREDHGHESRGAISSTPLVTAGFSLPHTPAVLISPGRTMERLKTLAGKTAKLRYREGGGALLFPFLSRMIDPWAEGEDQVFSVLDGTDLPPPAEPQGVFCARPGVRPPRGMHALEWPAFEFGVTAGRILVNVLQGQSSVPEVTYLVPSLKSPEGETLPYVK from the coding sequence ATGGCGAAGGCGACCATGGAAGACGTCGCCCGCCTGGCCGGTGTGAACAAGGCCACGGTCAGCAGGGCATTGCGGGGGGACTCCCGCATCTCCCAGGCGACGAGGGAAAGGGTCTGGAAAATTGCGAAAGAACTCGGCTACAGGCTTGATCTTGCAGCAAGCAGCCTGTCGGGAGGAAAAACGGGGATTGCCGCTCTCGTCCTTGACGAAATGGACCCCTGGCTCACGGGGCCTTTTATGGAGGGCCTCAACAGGGTGCTCTCACGGGCCGGCCTGGATCTTTTGCTCAAGCTTCCGGGCTTCTGCCCGGGAGAACTTTTCCCCTCCCTTGAGGCACGGCACGTGGATTGCATCCTCTGGGCAGGAAGGGAGGATCACGGTCATGAGTCCCGGGGGGCGATTTCTTCCACCCCCCTGGTTACCGCCGGCTTTTCCCTCCCTCATACGCCGGCAGTCCTTATTTCACCTGGAAGGACCATGGAGCGACTGAAAACCCTGGCGGGCAAAACAGCTAAACTGAGGTACAGGGAAGGAGGAGGAGCCCTTCTGTTCCCCTTTCTTTCCCGGATGATCGACCCCTGGGCAGAAGGAGAAGATCAGGTTTTCTCCGTGCTCGACGGCACGGACCTGCCCCCCCCTGCCGAACCGCAGGGGGTTTTCTGCGCAAGGCCCGGCGTGCGTCCTCCCCGGGGGATGCATGCCCTTGAGTGGCCGGCTTTTGAATTCGGCGTTACTGCTGGGCGTATCCTCGTCAATGTCCTTCAGGGTCAGTCATCCGTACCGGAAGTTACGTACCTTGTACCCTCCCTGAAATCACCGGAAGGGGAAACCCTGCCCTATGTAAAATGA
- a CDS encoding nucleoside kinase — translation MAFTVHVKHGPVFSSDVPVTGKAVLSESRPEGGDTVVAWRVNNYLRSLDWVIEDSAEVEFIDTSSFEGMEVYRRSLSFLLVLACRKALGRNIVLRHSISEGYYWEDQEGPLSGDDLQAIKTMMADLISKDLPFVRKVVSLDKARKIFERQGSCEVARLFKWAGVDPVELYRCADIYGYYYAPLAPSTGYLKLFDLKPLGPGMVLQFPTINYPSALPPFRASKNLSSVFLDYARWLEVLDLRNMDSLHKKVAEGKALEVILISEAFHARNLGRIAEEISSRPKVKVVAIAGPSGSGKTTLSERLKIQLQVCGKNPVTLAMDNYFVDRENTPRDGEGNYDFEVIEALELELLEDHLRRLLAGEEVVLPQFDFIEGKKFPGKKVRLQPRDILIMEGIHGLNDRITDVIPKEERYGIFVSPLTGVYLDDHNRTSTTDNRLLRRLVRDSRTRGHSAESTLTIWPKVIRGAMKYVFPYQKRADIMFNSSLPYELSALRAYVDPVLHTVPEGSPVYGDAQRLLSMLRFIPMIPSENIPNNSIIREFIGGTCFDV, via the coding sequence ATGGCGTTTACCGTCCATGTGAAACACGGGCCCGTGTTTTCCAGCGACGTTCCCGTCACTGGCAAAGCAGTTCTCTCCGAAAGCCGCCCCGAAGGTGGCGACACTGTCGTAGCCTGGAGAGTGAATAATTATCTCAGATCCCTGGACTGGGTCATCGAAGACTCGGCTGAGGTCGAGTTCATCGATACCTCGTCTTTTGAAGGAATGGAAGTGTACCGGCGGTCCCTCAGCTTTCTGCTGGTGCTAGCCTGCAGGAAAGCTCTGGGCCGAAACATTGTCCTCAGGCATTCCATCAGTGAAGGGTATTACTGGGAGGACCAGGAAGGACCTCTTTCCGGGGATGATCTCCAGGCCATAAAAACAATGATGGCAGACCTGATATCCAAAGATCTTCCCTTCGTCAGGAAAGTCGTCTCCCTTGACAAAGCCCGGAAGATTTTCGAACGGCAGGGGAGCTGCGAAGTCGCGAGGCTCTTCAAATGGGCAGGGGTCGACCCGGTGGAACTGTACCGGTGCGCCGATATATACGGCTATTACTACGCGCCCCTCGCCCCGTCCACGGGCTATCTGAAGCTTTTCGATCTCAAGCCTCTCGGTCCCGGGATGGTGCTCCAGTTCCCGACGATCAACTATCCTTCCGCCCTTCCTCCTTTCCGGGCCTCGAAGAACCTTTCTTCGGTGTTCCTGGACTACGCGCGGTGGCTTGAAGTACTCGACCTTCGGAACATGGACAGCCTCCACAAAAAAGTTGCTGAGGGCAAGGCTCTCGAGGTCATTCTCATCTCCGAGGCTTTCCATGCCCGAAATCTCGGAAGAATTGCGGAGGAAATTTCTTCCAGGCCTAAGGTCAAGGTTGTCGCCATAGCCGGCCCCTCGGGCTCGGGGAAGACCACCCTGTCGGAGCGGCTGAAGATCCAGCTCCAGGTCTGCGGTAAAAATCCCGTCACCCTGGCGATGGACAACTATTTCGTTGACCGTGAGAACACCCCGAGGGACGGGGAGGGCAACTACGATTTCGAGGTTATCGAAGCCCTGGAACTCGAGCTTCTCGAAGACCACCTGAGGCGCCTTCTCGCCGGCGAGGAGGTCGTTCTTCCCCAGTTCGACTTCATCGAAGGCAAAAAATTTCCCGGAAAGAAGGTCCGCCTCCAGCCAAGGGATATTCTCATCATGGAGGGCATTCACGGCCTTAACGACCGGATTACCGACGTCATACCGAAAGAGGAGCGCTACGGAATTTTCGTATCCCCCCTGACCGGGGTCTACCTGGACGACCACAACAGGACGAGCACCACCGACAACCGGCTTCTGAGAAGGCTTGTCCGGGATTCCAGAACCCGGGGGCATTCGGCGGAATCGACCCTCACCATCTGGCCCAAAGTCATCAGGGGAGCCATGAAATACGTCTTCCCCTACCAGAAACGGGCGGATATCATGTTCAATTCATCCCTTCCCTACGAACTCTCGGCGCTCCGGGCCTACGTCGACCCTGTTCTTCACACCGTTCCGGAAGGGTCTCCCGTCTACGGAGATGCCCAGCGGCTTCTTTCCATGCTCCGGTTTATTCCCATGATTCCGTCCGAAAACATTCCCAACAATTCCATAATCAGGGAGTTCATCGGCGGAACCTGCTTCGACGTATAG
- a CDS encoding FadR/GntR family transcriptional regulator, producing MENGRGKTKIYDQVVETVKKMIADGILPQGSALPPERQLIEELNVSRSSLREGFRILEMMGFIESIPGKGRFVRRSRGEGSSTGKVPLQDEAILELVEARLVLEPAIAVEAAKHASPSDLTRIRRILTKTGKDVESLEHRAQCDYDFHLVLAESTHNFIFVNIVKMTFNLIMATHERIYALLDDKEIFLREHEDVYDAIVVRDLDKVTRLMTAHVQRVYRTLQNGIALEGIREI from the coding sequence ATGGAGAACGGAAGAGGAAAAACGAAGATTTACGATCAGGTCGTTGAAACGGTAAAAAAAATGATCGCCGATGGAATCCTGCCCCAGGGATCGGCCCTTCCTCCGGAACGGCAGCTCATCGAGGAACTCAACGTGAGCAGGAGTTCACTCAGGGAGGGGTTCCGGATACTGGAAATGATGGGCTTTATCGAAAGCATCCCCGGGAAGGGGCGTTTCGTGCGCAGGTCAAGGGGTGAGGGGAGCAGCACAGGAAAGGTGCCTCTTCAGGACGAGGCGATCCTGGAACTGGTGGAGGCCAGGCTCGTTCTTGAACCCGCCATCGCGGTGGAGGCTGCCAAGCATGCGTCGCCTTCCGACCTGACGAGGATCAGGCGGATCCTCACAAAAACGGGAAAAGACGTGGAATCCCTGGAACACCGCGCCCAGTGCGACTACGATTTCCACCTTGTCCTTGCCGAGTCCACCCACAACTTCATCTTCGTCAATATCGTGAAGATGACCTTCAACCTCATCATGGCCACTCACGAACGAATCTACGCGCTCCTCGACGATAAGGAGATTTTCCTGAGAGAACACGAAGACGTGTACGACGCCATCGTCGTAAGGGACCTGGACAAGGTAACCAGGCTCATGACCGCTCATGTCCAGAGGGTGTACCGTACCCTCCAGAACGGAATCGCCCTTGAGGGAATCCGGGAGATCTGA
- a CDS encoding phosphomannomutase/phosphoglucomutase — MQISPVIFREYDIRGVADTDLSDPVVEAVGKAFGTWLRRRGVDKVSVGGDVRLSTARIEKAAVRGLTWAGLDVVRLGTVTTPILYWSIPGLSLGGGVMITGSHNPKDMNGLKLAYGTSTLYGDEIREILRMILEDDLQKGSPEGRVETADISGRYLEMLRSKISLGPRKLKVVADSGNGTAGLHVRSFLESLGCSVVSLFEKPDGTFPNHHPDPQKRENLVSLMETVVREKADLGIAFDGDADRLGVVDERGEMIWGDILMALFWEEILPKHPGAEAIVEVKCSQSLVDEILRLGGKPLFWKSGHSLIKAKMKEIGAVFAGELSGHFFFADEYYGFDDSFYAAGRLLRMLSHGTESLSAMVSHVPVYLSTAEIRIDCADEEKFEVVNAIRDKALHDHEAITVDGVRILYPAGWGLIRASNTQPVIVTRCEGRTGKALEEIGADIKRRLLAEGLPDFEWTF, encoded by the coding sequence ATGCAAATTTCACCTGTCATTTTTCGCGAATATGATATCCGCGGCGTCGCTGATACGGATCTTTCCGACCCGGTGGTGGAAGCCGTAGGAAAGGCCTTCGGCACCTGGCTCCGCCGCCGCGGCGTGGACAAGGTTTCCGTCGGAGGAGACGTCAGGCTCTCCACGGCAAGAATAGAGAAGGCTGCGGTGCGCGGCCTTACCTGGGCCGGGCTTGACGTGGTCAGGCTCGGGACGGTAACCACGCCTATTCTCTACTGGAGCATACCGGGACTTTCCCTCGGGGGAGGGGTAATGATAACCGGGAGCCACAATCCAAAAGACATGAACGGGCTCAAGCTTGCCTATGGAACCTCCACCCTCTATGGCGACGAAATTCGGGAGATACTCCGGATGATTCTTGAGGACGACCTTCAGAAAGGTTCCCCTGAAGGCAGGGTGGAAACAGCCGATATTTCCGGCAGGTACCTGGAGATGCTGCGGTCGAAGATCTCCCTGGGTCCCAGGAAACTCAAGGTTGTGGCCGACAGCGGAAACGGAACCGCCGGCCTTCATGTCCGCTCCTTTCTCGAGTCCCTGGGGTGTTCGGTGGTTTCGCTTTTTGAAAAGCCGGACGGTACATTTCCGAACCACCACCCCGATCCGCAGAAAAGGGAGAACCTCGTTTCGCTCATGGAAACCGTCGTCAGGGAAAAGGCCGACCTGGGCATCGCCTTCGACGGCGACGCCGACAGGCTGGGAGTGGTGGACGAACGGGGAGAGATGATCTGGGGGGATATCCTCATGGCTCTTTTCTGGGAGGAGATCCTTCCGAAGCACCCGGGAGCGGAAGCCATAGTTGAGGTTAAATGCTCCCAGTCCCTTGTGGATGAAATTCTCAGGCTTGGAGGAAAGCCGCTGTTCTGGAAGTCGGGGCACTCCCTCATCAAGGCGAAGATGAAGGAGATCGGCGCCGTCTTCGCCGGTGAACTGTCAGGCCATTTTTTCTTCGCGGACGAGTATTACGGTTTTGACGACTCTTTCTATGCGGCGGGAAGGCTCCTGCGGATGCTTTCCCACGGCACGGAGAGCCTTTCGGCCATGGTTTCCCATGTCCCCGTCTACCTGAGCACGGCGGAAATAAGGATCGACTGCGCCGACGAAGAAAAATTCGAAGTGGTGAATGCGATCCGTGACAAGGCGCTGCACGATCATGAAGCCATCACTGTGGACGGGGTGCGGATACTCTACCCGGCGGGATGGGGCCTGATCAGGGCCTCGAACACCCAGCCCGTGATCGTTACCCGGTGTGAAGGCAGAACCGGAAAGGCCCTTGAAGAAATCGGGGCCGACATAAAAAGAAGGCTCCTCGCGGAAGGACTGCCCGATTTCGAGTGGACCTTCTGA
- a CDS encoding AEC family transporter — protein sequence MNEIAIISPIAAVILIGWVFTEFGIIPRSTFRENNKILYWLSIPALLIRLTARADLTAAGNLNLLPAVHAGYLIMPLIAWAAGRLAGEERNRLAISALVSMRSNQVFMGIPAVSIALGSQGLESLSLYFAMSLVGYHMISIAASQIVLSGGISPRSILNSARKLAANPMVIACFAGIGFSLAGVNEFPRPVDVTLKVLGDIGTGMALLAVGAGLSFRSVPSMLRKTWRDTLIKLVVQPAVVWAFFLLWPVDPIMVKVVVFVCAMPVAVNSLVVAQGMGMDDQYAGEVIAVTTVLSAITLPFWIRVLGI from the coding sequence ATGAATGAAATTGCCATCATCTCCCCCATTGCCGCTGTCATCCTTATCGGGTGGGTTTTCACCGAGTTCGGCATCATCCCCAGGAGCACGTTCAGGGAAAACAACAAGATACTCTACTGGCTTTCCATCCCAGCTCTTCTCATCCGGCTCACGGCCAGGGCGGACCTTACGGCTGCGGGGAACCTGAACCTTCTGCCCGCGGTCCACGCAGGCTATCTTATCATGCCCCTTATTGCCTGGGCCGCAGGGAGGCTTGCCGGCGAGGAAAGAAACCGGCTTGCCATTTCCGCACTGGTCTCCATGCGGTCGAACCAGGTTTTCATGGGCATTCCCGCTGTTTCAATAGCCTTGGGTTCACAGGGACTCGAGAGCCTCTCCCTGTATTTCGCCATGAGCCTTGTAGGCTACCACATGATTTCCATCGCTGCCTCCCAGATTGTCCTCTCCGGGGGAATATCTCCGAGGTCCATTCTCAACTCGGCCAGGAAACTCGCCGCCAACCCCATGGTGATCGCCTGCTTCGCAGGAATCGGCTTCTCCCTGGCAGGGGTGAACGAATTCCCCCGCCCGGTGGATGTCACCCTGAAAGTATTGGGCGATATCGGGACGGGCATGGCACTCCTTGCCGTGGGAGCGGGGCTTTCTTTCCGGTCGGTTCCCTCCATGCTCAGGAAAACATGGAGGGATACGCTGATCAAGCTTGTGGTTCAGCCTGCTGTGGTGTGGGCGTTCTTTCTTCTATGGCCTGTGGACCCCATAATGGTGAAAGTGGTGGTCTTCGTGTGCGCCATGCCTGTGGCGGTGAATTCTCTCGTGGTTGCCCAGGGAATGGGAATGGACGACCAGTATGCGGGGGAAGTGATTGCCGTGACAACCGTCCTTTCGGCAATCACCCTTCCCTTCTGGATCAGGGTGCTGGGAATATAA
- a CDS encoding MBL fold metallo-hydrolase encodes METVKLGAATEYIPGRVNVGLYLADEGVWLVDSGLDDEAGRKIARLLEERNIPLRRIVTTHSNADHCGGNAFLRKRTGCSVAATELESVVMENPFLEPLLLWSAFPFAELGNKFLQAKPSEVDMVIGNRGIFDESGLEAVPLPGHFLDMIGLRTPDDVLFVADSVFSAELIEKYAVMFVLDVGAALETIDRLTGTEAAWFVPSHAPATENILPLAEANRKGLLRVSEAVLDCCGEPASREEILKCLADRFSLSMSVSEYVLNSAAVGAHLSWLRKRGEVAPVVEKGVLLWRKTP; translated from the coding sequence ATGGAAACAGTAAAGCTTGGTGCTGCAACGGAGTACATTCCGGGAAGAGTCAACGTGGGACTCTATCTGGCCGATGAGGGGGTCTGGCTCGTTGACAGCGGTCTTGATGACGAGGCGGGAAGAAAAATAGCACGCTTGCTCGAGGAGAGGAACATTCCCCTCCGGAGAATTGTGACGACCCATTCCAATGCGGACCACTGCGGAGGAAACGCGTTCCTGAGAAAGAGGACAGGCTGTTCGGTGGCGGCGACGGAACTTGAATCGGTGGTCATGGAAAACCCGTTCCTCGAACCTCTTCTGCTCTGGTCGGCCTTCCCCTTTGCGGAGCTGGGAAACAAGTTCCTCCAGGCAAAACCGTCGGAAGTGGACATGGTCATCGGAAACAGGGGAATCTTTGATGAGTCGGGGCTGGAAGCCGTCCCGCTGCCGGGGCATTTTCTCGACATGATAGGCCTCCGGACTCCCGATGATGTCCTTTTCGTGGCTGACTCCGTCTTCTCGGCCGAGCTTATCGAAAAATACGCCGTCATGTTCGTCCTGGATGTGGGAGCGGCCCTGGAAACCATCGACCGGCTGACCGGGACAGAAGCCGCCTGGTTTGTTCCAAGTCACGCACCCGCCACTGAGAATATTCTCCCTCTTGCCGAGGCCAACCGTAAGGGGCTGCTTCGGGTGAGCGAGGCGGTTCTTGACTGCTGCGGAGAGCCGGCAAGCAGGGAGGAAATACTCAAATGTCTTGCGGACCGTTTTTCCCTTTCCATGTCGGTGAGTGAATACGTTCTCAACAGCGCTGCCGTAGGGGCTCATCTTTCATGGCTGAGGAAGCGGGGAGAGGTCGCCCCTGTTGTGGAGAAGGGAGTTCTGCTCTGGCGCAAAACTCCCTGA
- a CDS encoding amino acid ABC transporter ATP-binding protein, with protein MSNNETIPSDSSASLPAIEVRGLHKSFGSLSVLRDISLSVREGEVVSVIGPSGSGKSTLARCICRLEKINAGEIYLYGKRTDGSSHSNRDIARLVGMIFQQFNLFPHLSVLDNLTLSPIRILGLSREEASENAMALLKRVGLEEKRNSRPSELSGGQCQRVAIARALAMNPKIMLFDEPTSALDPELVGEVLDVIAGLVDSGMTMMIITHEMMFAKEVSDRVLFMAEGNIVEQGHPKKIFSCPELPRTQLFLQRMLVHFGKELTEGDEKEACRHDA; from the coding sequence GTGTCAAACAACGAAACTATCCCTTCAGATTCTTCCGCTTCTCTGCCCGCAATTGAAGTGCGGGGTCTTCATAAATCTTTCGGCAGCCTGTCCGTTTTACGGGACATTTCTCTTTCTGTAAGGGAAGGGGAAGTTGTTTCCGTTATCGGTCCCAGCGGCTCGGGGAAAAGCACCCTGGCGCGGTGCATATGCAGACTGGAAAAAATCAACGCCGGAGAGATTTATCTTTACGGGAAGCGGACCGACGGTTCCAGCCATTCAAACCGTGATATCGCCCGCCTGGTGGGCATGATTTTCCAGCAGTTCAATCTCTTCCCCCATCTATCGGTCCTCGATAACCTCACGCTGAGCCCCATCCGCATTCTCGGCCTTTCCAGGGAGGAAGCGTCGGAGAACGCCATGGCCCTTCTGAAAAGGGTGGGACTGGAAGAAAAGAGAAACTCACGGCCGAGCGAACTCTCGGGAGGCCAGTGCCAGAGGGTGGCCATTGCCAGGGCCCTGGCAATGAATCCCAAAATCATGCTGTTCGACGAGCCGACCAGCGCTCTCGACCCCGAGCTCGTGGGTGAAGTGCTCGATGTTATCGCCGGACTCGTCGATTCAGGAATGACCATGATGATCATCACCCACGAGATGATGTTCGCCAAGGAAGTATCCGACAGGGTGCTCTTTATGGCCGAAGGCAATATCGTCGAGCAGGGACACCCGAAAAAGATCTTCTCCTGCCCGGAACTTCCCCGGACCCAGCTCTTTCTCCAGAGAATGCTCGTCCACTTCGGGAAAGAGCTTACCGAAGGAGATGAAAAGGAGGCATGCCGGCATGACGCTTGA
- a CDS encoding amino acid ABC transporter permease — MTLDFSAIVPYLHMLLTGAKVTIQASFLSVLFGALLGIFVGALRVVPLAPVRSIAATYIYIIRGTPLLIQLFLIYFGLPSLGLNLPAFTAGIIGLSINSSGYVGEIVRGGIEAVPKGQWEASKVLGLSYLKTMRFIILPQAIRNMLPAIGNEFVTLIKESSLLSTLAITELTMVGQQVRSVTYASFETFIVVGIIYLVLTSVTSFSLQYVEKKWKVS; from the coding sequence ATGACGCTTGATTTTTCCGCCATCGTCCCCTATCTCCACATGCTGCTTACCGGAGCGAAGGTGACTATACAGGCATCCTTCCTTTCGGTATTGTTCGGGGCCCTGCTGGGCATTTTCGTCGGCGCCCTCAGGGTGGTTCCCCTGGCGCCGGTCAGGTCCATAGCAGCTACCTATATTTATATTATCCGGGGTACGCCCCTTCTGATCCAGCTCTTCCTTATTTATTTCGGACTCCCCTCCCTCGGCCTGAATCTGCCGGCCTTTACCGCCGGTATAATCGGCCTTTCCATCAATTCTTCGGGATACGTGGGCGAGATTGTCCGGGGAGGAATCGAGGCTGTACCGAAGGGGCAATGGGAGGCCTCCAAGGTGCTGGGTCTTTCGTACCTGAAGACCATGCGCTTCATCATCCTTCCCCAGGCCATCAGGAACATGCTCCCCGCCATAGGGAACGAATTCGTCACACTCATAAAGGAGTCTTCCCTGCTGTCCACCCTTGCCATAACGGAACTGACCATGGTGGGCCAGCAGGTGAGAAGCGTCACCTATGCTTCCTTCGAGACATTCATCGTGGTGGGAATAATTTACCTGGTTCTTACGAGCGTTACGAGTTTCTCTCTTCAATACGTGGAAAAGAAATGGAAAGTCAGCTGA
- a CDS encoding lysophospholipid acyltransferase family protein encodes MKGRAAVLDCIRKWIRPGWRATAVASFFSGGLRLIRPRRKVALENLRLAFPDSEETWRKETVRKCYRHISWMVAEYLSLVSDPARVHSWVVETEGKEILDNLRDSGRGAIILTGHVGNWELLAGWLAQSGYPLTAVVRNPDDPNLSELIETYRAALGVGTIEKHFIMKDAVRFAKRGGFLGLLPDQAWNSTGVHGPFFGRMCYTAGGPAAIAHMAGVPVVPVVSYRLAPFRHRVVISPPVPMAEGTDRNSAIQENTLRMNRAIEEMIRPFPEQWLWLHRRWK; translated from the coding sequence GTGAAAGGTAGGGCCGCCGTACTCGACTGTATAAGGAAATGGATCAGGCCGGGCTGGCGTGCCACGGCGGTGGCATCCTTTTTTTCCGGAGGTCTCAGGCTCATCCGCCCGAGACGGAAGGTGGCTCTCGAAAACCTCCGGCTGGCCTTTCCGGACTCCGAAGAAACATGGAGAAAGGAAACGGTACGAAAATGTTACCGGCACATCTCCTGGATGGTGGCCGAATATCTCTCCCTTGTCTCGGACCCCGCCAGGGTTCACTCATGGGTTGTGGAAACCGAGGGGAAAGAAATCCTCGACAATCTCCGTGACTCCGGCAGGGGAGCCATAATCCTGACCGGCCACGTGGGAAACTGGGAACTCCTGGCGGGATGGCTCGCCCAGTCGGGCTATCCCCTGACGGCAGTGGTCCGGAACCCGGACGACCCGAATCTCTCCGAACTGATTGAAACCTACCGGGCTGCGCTCGGAGTGGGAACCATCGAGAAGCATTTTATAATGAAGGATGCGGTCCGCTTCGCGAAACGGGGAGGATTTCTCGGTCTTCTTCCTGACCAGGCATGGAATTCCACCGGTGTGCACGGCCCCTTTTTCGGCCGGATGTGCTATACGGCGGGAGGCCCGGCAGCCATAGCTCACATGGCAGGGGTACCCGTCGTTCCGGTGGTGTCCTACAGGCTTGCCCCCTTCCGGCACAGGGTGGTCATCTCCCCACCGGTTCCCATGGCGGAAGGTACCGACAGGAACAGCGCCATTCAGGAAAACACGCTCCGCATGAACAGGGCAATTGAAGAAATGATCCGCCCTTTCCCTGAACAGTGGCTCTGGCTTCACAGGCGGTGGAAGTAA
- the tyrS gene encoding tyrosine--tRNA ligase has product MFSDALQVLRERGHIEWCSNDEELGALFRREMVTAYVGFDPTADSLHVGHLIPIMALAWIQRCGHRPIPLAGMGTGLIGDPSGKSKERNLLTIEKVKENLEGVKKQLASFLDFDCGANSALLINNYDWLGKLTFLEVLRDVGKHFSVNSMIAREYVRSRLEDPEKSISYTEFSYVLLQAYDFLHLFSNFSCRLQMGGNDQQGNIISGVDLIRKKTGGEAFGATQPLLLTSSGTKFGKTEEGAVWLDPARTSPYKFYQFWMNVEDQSVEKLLKLFTFLPLDEISGIMALHEKSPERREAQRRLAYEVTTIVHGAESAETVKKASSILFGDSFEPRELSDEMLRTLSAEVPTGEASREFSLPLVDLLASAGACPSKSEARRLIKGGGLYVNGERESDESRPVKEEDVLGDRYLFLRLGKKRFFMVLFR; this is encoded by the coding sequence ATGTTTTCAGACGCGCTACAGGTCCTCAGGGAAAGGGGACACATTGAATGGTGCAGCAATGATGAAGAGCTCGGGGCCTTATTCCGCCGGGAGATGGTCACCGCCTACGTCGGGTTTGACCCTACGGCGGACAGCCTCCACGTGGGTCACCTGATCCCCATAATGGCCCTCGCATGGATTCAGAGATGCGGCCACAGGCCCATACCCCTCGCGGGCATGGGAACGGGACTCATCGGTGACCCTTCCGGAAAAAGCAAGGAGAGAAACCTGCTGACCATTGAAAAAGTGAAGGAAAATCTTGAAGGAGTGAAAAAGCAGCTCGCCTCTTTTCTCGATTTCGACTGCGGGGCAAACTCCGCTCTCCTGATCAACAATTACGACTGGCTCGGAAAGCTCACTTTCCTGGAAGTCCTCCGGGATGTGGGGAAGCACTTCTCGGTCAACTCCATGATTGCAAGGGAATACGTCAGGAGCCGTCTTGAAGATCCGGAGAAAAGCATTTCCTACACGGAATTCTCCTACGTTCTGCTCCAGGCCTACGATTTCCTCCATCTTTTCTCGAACTTCAGCTGCAGGCTCCAGATGGGCGGAAACGACCAGCAGGGCAACATCATTTCCGGTGTGGATCTGATCCGGAAAAAAACAGGGGGAGAAGCCTTCGGGGCAACCCAGCCCCTTCTTCTTACGTCTTCCGGAACAAAATTCGGAAAGACGGAAGAAGGTGCCGTGTGGCTTGACCCTGCCAGGACTTCGCCCTACAAGTTCTACCAGTTCTGGATGAATGTGGAGGACCAGTCGGTGGAAAAGCTGCTGAAGCTTTTCACGTTCCTGCCTCTCGACGAAATTTCCGGAATCATGGCCCTTCACGAAAAATCTCCGGAGCGCCGGGAAGCCCAGAGACGCCTGGCCTACGAAGTTACCACCATTGTTCATGGCGCCGAAAGCGCGGAAACGGTGAAGAAGGCCAGTTCGATCCTCTTCGGGGATTCCTTCGAGCCCAGGGAACTGTCTGACGAAATGCTCCGGACCCTATCGGCGGAAGTCCCCACGGGGGAGGCTTCAAGAGAGTTTTCTCTTCCCCTGGTGGATCTTCTGGCGTCCGCTGGCGCCTGTCCTTCGAAAAGCGAAGCCCGCCGCCTGATCAAGGGAGGCGGACTCTACGTAAACGGCGAACGGGAGTCAGACGAGAGCCGCCCGGTGAAAGAAGAAGACGTGCTGGGCGACCGGTATCTCTTTCTCCGGCTGGGGAAAAAACGATTTTTTATGGTTCTTTTCCGGTAA